In Gordonia phthalatica, one genomic interval encodes:
- a CDS encoding arabinosyltransferase domain-containing protein, whose product MSTSRSDTARRYSLVAMVAGLVAILAAIATPFLPVTAHDASIDWPNGQQLSADNASVVAPLTAQTARSLNITVGCTVLRDAVSRDGDSVIVATAPSSAPREIRNTAMSVTAGAYGVRVMSANRVLAAADAATLQKCSDLKIWADESALGAQFVGAGPPARGDPLDRPTVAGVFTSLTADQVRAAGAALSVHVGIDNAFDVTRTWLKTTVIVIGVLAALIALIALAKLDSVARLRGAIGGRRALLRLAAPSITDLTVTAALVIWHFLGAGTSEDGYIQVMGRNAADSGLLSNYYRFFGIPEAPFDWYYSFLSHWSSISTAGIWMRLPGLIAGLLSWFILSRVILPRLGTAVRTSRWAVFSGAAVFVVFWMAFCSGLRAEPIIVLGSLATWWFVESAIATRRLLPAALATFAALLTFAAGPQGVVAIAVLIVGSRPMLRIVRSLRREYGLLPLFASLASAASLIVFLVFRTQTIANIVQAVQVRYAVGPTLSWYQELMRYYFLTVGTPDAALAKRVPMLLLIVALGATIAIMLRRKRLAGFARGPVWRLIGTVLLTIGLLSFVPTKWTLQFGVFAGVAAALVAVSTAALIAVAGTSARALWAYLTVLLGACAVAAAGNNAWGWAYDYGIPWFDKAPILAGQPLSTLFLVLTGASFLVLVWVCVRPSNRPVTPETAKRRRLLAGVPVLFIAAVLVLAEFAMFGRAALDRSDTYTTFSANMRALTGDACGMADRVLVEENPNEGMLVPVDGANPSKTLRGESTGFTPDGVGFDLTPEPVRMGAGTIDVSSPGHSTSAKGATPGTVGGIGPRTVNGSRAALPFGLDPATTPVLGSFGFDNGTAKLTSGWYQLPKRDASPLIVLSAAGSIFSITPDGAPIGGRDLKIEFGTRTGGEFTPVGAPFIPIDAGPDHANRPWRNLRIPMDAVPAKATALRIVAVDSNLNPDEWLAVTPPRAPHLRTLQAVVGSDDPVLLDLSVGSQFPCQSPITARNGVFTVPHWRITPDRAATFTKSKTWQRAGAGGILSVSDSLTQSSTVATYLENDWYRDWGNLIKLTPLVPDAPVAHLTTTTSRQVGWSSSSTIVTGGSDD is encoded by the coding sequence ATGAGTACTTCACGAAGTGACACCGCGCGAAGGTATTCGCTCGTTGCCATGGTCGCCGGTCTGGTCGCGATCCTCGCGGCGATCGCGACCCCGTTTCTGCCGGTCACCGCACACGACGCGTCGATTGACTGGCCTAACGGCCAGCAACTTTCGGCCGACAACGCCTCGGTGGTCGCACCGCTGACGGCGCAGACCGCGCGGTCGCTGAACATCACCGTCGGCTGCACCGTCCTCCGGGACGCGGTGTCGCGTGACGGCGACTCCGTGATCGTGGCCACCGCACCGTCATCCGCTCCCCGTGAGATCCGCAACACAGCGATGTCGGTGACCGCCGGCGCCTACGGCGTCCGCGTGATGTCGGCGAACAGGGTCCTCGCGGCAGCAGATGCCGCGACCCTGCAGAAGTGCTCGGACCTGAAGATCTGGGCCGACGAGTCGGCGTTGGGCGCCCAGTTCGTCGGCGCCGGTCCGCCGGCGCGCGGCGACCCGCTCGACCGCCCGACCGTCGCCGGCGTGTTCACCAGCCTCACCGCAGATCAGGTCCGCGCCGCCGGCGCCGCCCTGTCGGTCCACGTCGGCATCGACAACGCGTTCGACGTCACCCGCACGTGGCTGAAGACCACCGTCATCGTGATCGGCGTGCTGGCCGCACTCATCGCCCTGATCGCCCTGGCCAAGCTCGACTCCGTCGCCCGCCTCCGCGGCGCGATCGGCGGACGGCGGGCACTGCTCCGGCTGGCCGCACCGAGCATCACCGACCTGACGGTGACCGCCGCACTGGTGATCTGGCACTTCCTCGGTGCAGGCACATCCGAGGACGGCTACATCCAGGTGATGGGCCGGAACGCCGCCGACTCCGGTCTGCTCTCGAACTACTACCGCTTCTTCGGCATCCCCGAGGCTCCGTTCGACTGGTACTACTCGTTCCTCTCGCACTGGTCGTCGATCAGCACGGCGGGCATCTGGATGCGTCTGCCCGGGCTGATCGCGGGCCTGCTGTCGTGGTTCATTCTCAGCCGCGTGATCCTGCCCCGTCTGGGCACCGCGGTCCGCACCTCGCGGTGGGCCGTGTTCAGCGGCGCCGCCGTCTTCGTCGTCTTCTGGATGGCGTTCTGCAGCGGACTGCGCGCCGAGCCGATCATCGTCCTCGGCAGCCTCGCCACGTGGTGGTTCGTCGAGTCCGCGATCGCCACCCGACGACTGCTGCCCGCGGCGCTCGCCACGTTCGCCGCGCTCCTGACCTTCGCCGCCGGACCGCAGGGCGTGGTCGCGATCGCCGTCCTCATCGTCGGCTCCCGTCCGATGCTGCGGATCGTGCGCTCCCTGCGCCGCGAGTACGGTCTGCTCCCCTTGTTCGCGTCCCTGGCCTCGGCCGCCTCGCTGATCGTCTTCCTGGTGTTCCGCACGCAGACCATCGCGAACATCGTTCAGGCCGTCCAGGTCCGGTACGCGGTAGGACCGACGCTGTCCTGGTACCAGGAGCTGATGCGGTACTACTTCCTGACCGTCGGCACCCCGGACGCCGCGCTCGCCAAGCGCGTTCCGATGCTGCTGCTGATCGTCGCGCTGGGTGCCACCATCGCGATCATGCTGCGTCGCAAGCGTCTCGCCGGATTCGCGCGCGGCCCCGTGTGGAGACTGATCGGCACCGTGCTGCTGACGATCGGTCTGCTCTCCTTCGTCCCCACCAAGTGGACGCTGCAGTTCGGTGTCTTCGCGGGTGTGGCGGCGGCGTTGGTGGCCGTGTCGACCGCGGCCCTCATCGCCGTGGCGGGCACGTCGGCGCGGGCGCTCTGGGCGTACCTGACGGTTCTGCTCGGTGCGTGCGCCGTCGCCGCCGCAGGCAACAACGCCTGGGGTTGGGCCTACGACTACGGCATCCCGTGGTTCGACAAGGCTCCCATCCTCGCCGGCCAGCCGCTGTCGACGCTGTTCCTGGTGCTCACCGGCGCGTCGTTCCTGGTGCTGGTGTGGGTGTGTGTCCGGCCCTCGAATCGCCCGGTGACCCCCGAGACCGCGAAGCGCCGTCGACTCCTCGCCGGTGTGCCGGTGCTGTTCATCGCCGCCGTCCTGGTGCTCGCCGAGTTCGCGATGTTCGGGCGGGCCGCCCTCGACCGCTCCGACACCTACACGACCTTCAGCGCCAACATGCGCGCCCTCACCGGCGACGCCTGTGGAATGGCCGATCGCGTGCTGGTGGAAGAGAACCCGAACGAGGGCATGCTGGTGCCCGTCGACGGCGCGAACCCCTCGAAGACCCTGCGCGGTGAGTCGACCGGATTCACCCCGGACGGCGTCGGCTTCGATCTGACGCCCGAACCGGTCCGCATGGGGGCCGGAACCATCGACGTGTCGAGCCCCGGCCATTCGACGAGTGCGAAGGGCGCGACCCCGGGCACGGTCGGCGGCATCGGTCCGCGCACCGTCAACGGCTCTCGCGCGGCACTGCCCTTCGGCCTGGATCCGGCCACGACCCCCGTCCTCGGCAGCTTCGGCTTCGACAACGGCACCGCGAAACTGACTTCGGGCTGGTACCAGCTCCCGAAGCGGGACGCGTCCCCGCTGATCGTGCTGTCGGCCGCCGGTTCCATCTTCTCGATCACCCCCGACGGCGCCCCGATCGGCGGCCGCGATCTGAAGATCGAGTTCGGCACTCGCACCGGCGGCGAGTTCACCCCCGTCGGCGCACCGTTCATTCCGATCGACGCCGGCCCCGACCACGCCAACCGTCCGTGGCGAAACCTGCGGATCCCCATGGACGCCGTTCCGGCGAAGGCCACAGCCCTGCGGATCGTGGCCGTGGACTCGAACCTCAACCCCGACGAGTGGCTTGCGGTGACCCCGCCGCGCGCTCCGCACCTGAGGACGCTGCAGGCCGTCGTCGGCAGCGACGATCCGGTCCTGCTCGACCTGTCGGTCGGCAGCCAGTTCCCGTGCCAGTCTCCGATCACCGCGCGCAACGGCGTGTTCACCGTGCCGCACTGGCGGATCACCCCCGACCGCGCGGCGACGTTCACCAAGTCGAAGACCTGGCAGCGGGCCGGTGCGGGCGGCATCCTCTCCGTCTCGGACTCGTTGACGCAGTCGTCGACGGTCGCGACCTACCTGGAGAACGACTGGTATCGCGACTGGGGCAATCTGATCAAGCTGACGCCGCTGGTGCCCGACGCCCCCGTCGCACACCTGACCACGACCACGTCACGACAGGTCGGCTGGAGCAGCTCCAGCACCATCGTGACCGGAGGATCCGATGACTGA
- a CDS encoding arabinosyltransferase domain-containing protein yields MTDPTPNTTERSARTVVIAKTVAVVTGLLGILLALAAPLLPVTYTNAEIVWPQAASVDAAPTVENVVAPNVSYNPTSMDVSVPCSLASLLPENGGVLLSTVPKNGLNARQVGLFITATHDNILVTQRNAVLLAMPRAAAQSSPDCRIVVHADTTGTRGSVEGIPLDNATFDLPDSNARPQIIGVYTDLPKTAPIEGLSFRSTIDTRFSTSPTALKRTLLILGVLSTIASIIALAVLDARDGRKIRRLLPRGWWRPTIVDGFITVVLAAWAMIGGNTADDGYQVTVGRVAPGAGYLDNYYRYFGVPQDPFGWHYQYLAKWMEISTAIPWLRLLPFLFACVAWFLISRIAIPRLGRTVNASTVARWAAALAFLAVWLPFNNGLRVEPAITVGILLTWVLVERAIATGRFMPFALAIVSAAFTLTIHPVGAIAAVALLAALRPMLRRLQYRRRRDGLLPILIPLLASGLLVLYEIFADQPLATIIEGVKAQGVVGPTNKWWTEAMRWYILLNPTPDGSIARRVGIFVTILSALLVVLVLVRKHNVPGVATAALWRLVGVTGGAVAVLAFVPTKATHQMGVFASLAGPLAAAATAFVQPSILRRRCNRTFFAAASAYALAVAFAGRNQWWYVGSYGIPWADDTPHIAGIGLFWPIFAVAVALTALGLWQYYRDDASEQADETGDTPVPFQRGPARALEKLPMYSLVIVSAVMLAFNFMSFAKAARAQADSWSWASSNIDTFRGKPCALAEAVLVEPNPNDGLLAPANLPGKPTPGVGQALAGSQTAPAGFSPDGVATHLVSDEDKSSDGSDSSSQSAQAVGDAQREAPTTTDGTDSSATSDTSGGTTSSRGVNGSSVKLPFGLDQRKVPVLGTYGDKNGTGQLTSSWYQLPKRSPDRPLVTMSVAGQVESIDEVAQLRKGQSVRLEAGRVMPDGTVKTVASLTPFDSGGAPEWRNLRFPMSQIPGGATVVRVIVTDTSPSTDSWVAVTPPRASTMVTLNQLVGEEDPVLLDWEVAFAFPCQRPAGVVHGVLETPKWRITPDAEGERVNSARWMAGDYGGPLGITENELRPTEIPAYLKNDWARDWGSLQQYTPLLPQRDAALTLSDESHTGLWTPGPMRVIKN; encoded by the coding sequence ATGACTGACCCGACCCCGAACACCACCGAGCGTTCGGCGCGCACCGTCGTCATCGCGAAGACCGTGGCCGTCGTGACGGGCCTCCTCGGCATCCTGCTGGCTCTGGCCGCACCGTTGCTTCCCGTCACGTACACCAACGCGGAGATCGTCTGGCCGCAGGCCGCGTCGGTCGACGCGGCCCCGACCGTCGAGAACGTGGTGGCTCCCAACGTCTCCTACAACCCGACGTCGATGGACGTGTCGGTGCCGTGTTCGCTGGCATCGCTGCTCCCAGAGAACGGCGGCGTCCTGCTCTCGACGGTCCCGAAGAACGGCTTGAACGCCCGACAGGTGGGGCTGTTCATCACAGCCACGCACGACAACATTCTGGTCACCCAGCGCAACGCCGTCCTGCTGGCGATGCCGAGGGCGGCCGCGCAGTCGTCGCCCGACTGCCGGATCGTCGTGCACGCGGACACCACCGGGACACGCGGTTCCGTGGAGGGCATCCCGCTCGACAACGCCACGTTCGACCTCCCCGACTCGAACGCCCGACCGCAGATCATCGGCGTCTACACCGATCTTCCGAAGACCGCGCCGATCGAGGGGCTGAGCTTCCGGTCCACCATCGACACCCGGTTCAGCACCAGCCCGACCGCGTTGAAGCGGACCCTGCTGATCCTCGGCGTCCTGTCGACGATCGCGTCGATCATCGCTCTGGCCGTGCTCGATGCCCGTGACGGTCGCAAGATCCGCCGTCTGCTGCCCCGCGGCTGGTGGCGGCCGACGATCGTCGACGGCTTCATCACCGTGGTCCTGGCGGCGTGGGCGATGATCGGCGGCAACACCGCCGACGACGGCTACCAGGTGACCGTCGGTCGCGTGGCGCCCGGTGCCGGATATCTGGACAACTACTACCGCTACTTCGGCGTCCCGCAGGATCCGTTCGGCTGGCACTACCAGTATCTGGCGAAGTGGATGGAGATCAGCACCGCCATCCCGTGGCTGCGGCTGCTCCCCTTCCTGTTCGCCTGCGTGGCCTGGTTCCTGATCAGCCGCATCGCGATCCCCCGCCTCGGCCGGACGGTCAATGCGTCGACCGTCGCCCGCTGGGCCGCAGCACTGGCCTTCCTCGCCGTGTGGCTGCCGTTCAACAACGGTCTCCGCGTGGAGCCCGCCATCACCGTCGGCATCCTGCTGACCTGGGTTCTGGTGGAACGCGCGATCGCGACAGGTCGGTTCATGCCGTTCGCTCTGGCGATCGTGTCCGCGGCGTTCACGTTGACGATCCACCCGGTCGGTGCGATCGCCGCCGTGGCCCTGCTGGCCGCCCTGCGCCCCATGCTGCGTCGCCTCCAGTACCGCCGTCGGCGCGACGGCCTGCTGCCGATCCTGATCCCGCTGTTGGCATCCGGGCTGCTGGTCCTCTACGAGATCTTCGCCGACCAACCGCTCGCGACGATCATCGAGGGTGTCAAGGCGCAAGGCGTCGTCGGCCCCACCAACAAATGGTGGACCGAGGCGATGCGCTGGTACATCCTGCTCAATCCGACACCGGACGGCTCCATCGCCCGCCGCGTCGGGATCTTTGTGACCATCCTCTCGGCCCTGCTGGTGGTCCTCGTCCTGGTCCGCAAGCACAACGTTCCGGGTGTCGCGACGGCAGCCCTGTGGCGGCTGGTCGGCGTGACCGGCGGCGCGGTGGCCGTCCTGGCCTTCGTCCCGACCAAGGCGACCCACCAGATGGGCGTCTTCGCCTCGCTGGCCGGTCCATTGGCGGCTGCGGCGACCGCCTTCGTCCAGCCGAGCATTCTGCGGCGCCGCTGCAACCGGACGTTCTTCGCCGCGGCGAGCGCATACGCCCTCGCCGTCGCGTTCGCGGGCCGCAACCAGTGGTGGTATGTCGGCAGCTACGGCATCCCGTGGGCCGACGACACCCCGCACATCGCCGGCATCGGCCTGTTCTGGCCGATCTTCGCCGTCGCGGTCGCTCTCACCGCTCTCGGCCTGTGGCAGTACTACCGCGACGACGCGAGCGAGCAGGCCGACGAGACCGGCGACACCCCCGTGCCGTTCCAGCGCGGTCCCGCCCGAGCGCTGGAAAAGCTGCCGATGTACTCGCTGGTGATCGTGTCGGCGGTGATGCTCGCGTTCAACTTCATGTCGTTCGCCAAGGCCGCACGTGCACAAGCTGACTCGTGGTCGTGGGCCAGCAGCAACATCGACACCTTCCGCGGCAAGCCGTGTGCGCTCGCCGAAGCCGTGCTGGTGGAGCCGAATCCGAACGACGGCCTGCTCGCCCCGGCGAACCTGCCCGGCAAGCCGACGCCCGGCGTCGGCCAGGCACTGGCAGGCAGCCAGACCGCCCCCGCGGGCTTCAGTCCCGACGGTGTCGCCACCCACCTGGTGAGCGACGAGGACAAGAGTTCAGATGGCTCGGACAGCAGTTCGCAGTCGGCTCAGGCCGTCGGCGACGCCCAGCGCGAGGCACCGACGACCACCGACGGGACGGATTCGTCGGCCACATCGGACACCTCCGGTGGCACCACCTCCAGTCGCGGTGTCAACGGCTCGTCGGTGAAACTGCCCTTCGGGCTGGATCAGCGCAAGGTCCCGGTCCTGGGCACATACGGAGACAAGAACGGCACCGGACAGCTGACCTCCAGCTGGTATCAGCTGCCGAAACGCTCCCCCGACCGCCCGCTGGTGACGATGTCGGTGGCCGGACAGGTGGAGAGCATCGACGAGGTCGCTCAACTCCGCAAGGGACAGAGCGTCCGCCTGGAGGCTGGTCGAGTGATGCCCGACGGCACCGTCAAGACCGTGGCGTCGTTGACGCCGTTCGACTCGGGCGGCGCACCCGAGTGGCGGAATCTCCGCTTCCCGATGAGTCAGATCCCGGGCGGTGCCACCGTGGTCCGGGTGATCGTCACCGACACCTCGCCGAGCACAGACTCATGGGTGGCCGTGACGCCGCCGCGGGCCTCGACGATGGTGACGCTCAACCAACTCGTCGGCGAGGAGGACCCGGTCCTGTTGGACTGGGAGGTCGCGTTCGCGTTCCCCTGCCAGCGTCCCGCAGGCGTGGTCCACGGCGTCCTCGAAACCCCGAAATGGCGAATCACGCCCGACGCCGAGGGCGAGCGGGTGAACTCGGCACGCTGGATGGCCGGCGATTACGGTGGGCCGCTCGGCATCACCGAGAACGAGCTGCGCCCGACGGAGATCCCCGCCTACCTGAAGAACGACTGGGCTCGGGACTGGGGTTCGCTCCAGCAGTACACCCCGCTGCTTCCGCAGCGCGATGCCGCCCTCACCCTCTCGGACGAGAGCCACACCGGACTGTGGACGCCCGGCCCGATGCGGGTGATCAAGAACTGA
- a CDS encoding YdcF family protein: MTGGNSWWLPIPESAFMHLQLANRGVTPFKVIEEPTAMSTVQNAQRTVAMLKGLGASGAVIVTNGFHMKQALTDFRKEAQRQGTRLDFVPGYA; the protein is encoded by the coding sequence GTGACCGGCGGCAACAGCTGGTGGCTCCCGATCCCCGAGTCCGCGTTCATGCATCTGCAACTCGCCAACCGGGGCGTCACCCCCTTCAAGGTGATCGAGGAGCCCACTGCGATGTCGACGGTCCAGAACGCCCAGCGCACCGTCGCGATGCTCAAGGGACTCGGAGCATCCGGCGCGGTGATCGTGACCAACGGCTTCCACATGAAGCAGGCCCTGACGGACTTCCGCAAGGAGGCGCAACGACAGGGAACGCGCCTCGACTTCGTGCCCGGCTACGCGTGA
- a CDS encoding putative immunity protein, with protein sequence MILPSVRDLRLVTVRRGGTLTDDDHRLLALWSATCAEHVLPLFEAERPDDQRPREAIEAIRRWTRGDLGMMASRAAGGHAMGAARDLSGAPRFAAYAAGQAGAVAHVAAHDLGAAAYAIKAVVASVPAVDAEDARSRECAWQRDRLPESIRALVLDDQRARNSICWQMFSE encoded by the coding sequence GTGATCCTCCCGTCTGTCCGCGACCTGCGCCTCGTCACCGTCCGGCGCGGTGGAACGCTCACCGACGACGACCATCGCCTGCTGGCGCTGTGGTCCGCGACGTGCGCCGAGCACGTCCTGCCGCTGTTCGAGGCCGAACGGCCCGACGACCAGCGGCCGCGCGAGGCGATTGAGGCGATCCGTCGCTGGACGCGCGGTGACCTCGGGATGATGGCGTCGCGCGCCGCGGGCGGTCATGCGATGGGTGCCGCCCGCGATCTGTCGGGCGCGCCGAGATTCGCCGCGTACGCAGCAGGTCAGGCGGGTGCCGTCGCCCACGTCGCCGCCCACGACCTGGGTGCCGCGGCGTATGCGATCAAGGCCGTCGTCGCGTCGGTGCCCGCGGTCGACGCCGAGGACGCGCGATCCCGGGAGTGCGCTTGGCAGCGCGACCGGCTCCCCGAGTCGATCCGTGCCCTGGTGCTGGATGATCAGCGGGCGCGGAACTCGATCTGCTGGCAGATGTTCAGCGAATGA
- a CDS encoding NADH:flavin oxidoreductase produces the protein MTSPASPLHLTHGPSWPNRMALAPLTNLQSNADGTLSDDEYAWLTRRAQGGFGMVMTCAAWISEEGHTFDGQLGVGSSAHLAGLARLASGLRATGTVSSIQLQHGGRRGDGHFTPRRAAPWTDPSKNAVAMTTAEVESVVADFAAAAVLAESAGFDGAEIHGAHGYLLCQFLDARSNDRTDKYGGSADNRFRIVHEVVDAVRAATGPNFQLGLRLSPERYGIPLSDGRELAAQMLASGRLDYLDMSLWDAFKQPHEPEHHGRRMIDHFVDLPRGETRLGVAGKILSAAQVHECLDSGVDFVLIGTGGILHHDFASRVVADPGFASVPQPVTAAHMRAESIGPAFLEYLSTNWDDFVRG, from the coding sequence GTGACCTCTCCCGCTTCCCCGCTGCACCTGACACACGGCCCGTCGTGGCCCAACCGGATGGCGCTGGCGCCGCTGACCAATCTGCAGAGCAACGCCGACGGCACGCTCTCCGACGACGAGTACGCGTGGCTGACCCGGCGCGCACAGGGCGGCTTCGGCATGGTGATGACGTGCGCCGCCTGGATCTCGGAGGAGGGGCACACCTTCGACGGGCAGCTCGGTGTCGGCAGCAGTGCCCACCTGGCGGGTCTCGCACGCCTGGCGAGCGGGCTGCGCGCGACGGGGACGGTGTCGTCGATCCAGCTGCAGCACGGCGGTCGACGCGGAGACGGACACTTCACGCCCCGTCGTGCCGCACCGTGGACGGATCCGTCGAAGAACGCGGTCGCGATGACGACGGCGGAGGTCGAGTCCGTGGTGGCGGACTTCGCGGCGGCCGCGGTGCTCGCCGAGTCGGCGGGCTTCGACGGCGCCGAGATCCACGGTGCGCACGGCTACCTGCTCTGCCAGTTCCTCGACGCCCGCAGCAACGACCGGACCGACAAGTACGGTGGCAGCGCCGACAACCGCTTCCGGATCGTCCACGAGGTGGTGGACGCGGTCCGCGCGGCGACGGGCCCGAACTTCCAACTGGGTCTGCGTCTGTCCCCCGAGCGGTACGGCATCCCCCTGTCCGACGGCCGCGAGCTCGCCGCCCAGATGCTGGCCTCCGGACGACTCGACTACCTCGACATGTCACTGTGGGACGCGTTCAAGCAGCCCCACGAGCCCGAGCATCACGGTCGCCGGATGATCGACCACTTCGTCGATCTGCCGCGCGGTGAGACGCGACTGGGGGTGGCGGGCAAGATCCTGAGCGCCGCCCAGGTGCACGAGTGCTTGGATTCCGGTGTCGACTTCGTGCTGATCGGGACGGGCGGGATCCTGCACCACGACTTCGCCTCGCGAGTCGTCGCCGATCCTGGATTCGCCTCCGTCCCGCAGCCGGTCACCGCCGCACACATGCGGGCGGAATCGATCGGCCCCGCCTTCCTCGAATACCTGTCGACCAACTGGGACGACTTCGTCCGGGGCTGA